The Aethina tumida isolate Nest 87 chromosome 6, icAetTumi1.1, whole genome shotgun sequence genome has a segment encoding these proteins:
- the LOC109606516 gene encoding calcium/calmodulin-dependent protein kinase kinase 2 isoform X5: MAALQHANLWQDGCACRKTRPPKIGDIPRHSAVEVDLKPKEAEPNGATAFPYQKTATSTSSPVENEPDNRIPVSVISNDVPSLKKLSESASSMHINPKVVHQSKSLAADNRPIFPNCPFSPYASPTNSPRCNRKRQPLRESRRVSIEKSGMYLQLNQYRLMDSIGQGSYGIVKLAYNEEDDTHYAMKIMSKKKLLKKAGMFGRLPPRMDKNSAKHPVHKVYREIAILKKLDHPNVVKLVEVLDDPVEDHLYLVFELLEGGQVLEVPTDKPLEEEQARQYFRDVVLGIEYLHYQRIIHRDIKPANLLLSESGRLQIADLGVCNEFHGSDAFLSSTAGTPAFTAPEALGEHRAGFSGKGADIWSMGITLYAFVYGKVPFYDENKIGLYSKIRSQPVEFPDKPEISDELKDLIRKMLIKDPTKRITLAEIKLHPWVTKGGLHHLPSEEENCHLVEVTEEDVAKVITSIPKLDTLILIKHMLKKHSFQNPFLHRRDTQIGTDRSDDKSAQRQHIGRSGRSNSAPGSYDWLQEKQLSLDSPLEAVKEVNVDHNQELR, from the exons CGAATCTGTGGCAGGACGGGTGCGCTTGCAGGAAAACACGACCGCCCAAAATCGGGGACATACCAAG ACATTCAGCCGTGGAAGTTGACTTAAAACCGAAGGAGGCGGAGCCGAATGGCGCCACCGCATTCCCATACCAGAAGACGGCGACGTCGACGTCGTCCCCCGTCGAAAACGAGCCCGACAACCGAATCCCCGTTTCTGTGATAAGTAACGACGTGCCTTCCCTTAAAAAACTGTCCGAGTCGGCCAGTTCCATGCACATCAATCCCAAGGTGGTTCACCAATCGAAATCATTAG CCGCCGATAATCGACCGATTTTCCCAAACTGCCCCTTCTCGCCGTATGCAAGTCCCACCAACAGCCCCAGGTGCAACAGGAAGCGACAGCCGTTGAGGGAGTCCCGCAGGGTCAGCATCGAAAAGTCCGGCATGTATTTGCAGTTGAACCAGTACAGACTTATGGATTCAATTGGACAG GGCTCCTATGGAATAGTCAAGCTTGCCTACAATGAAGAAGACGATACTCATTAT GCCATGAAAATAATGTCCAAGAAAAAGCTGCTTAAAAAGGCAGGAATGTTCGGCAGATTGCCCCCCAGAATGGACAAAAACTCGGCCAAGCATCCGGTGCACAAAGTCTACAGGGAAATAGCCATACTAAAAAAGCTGGACCACCCAAACGTGGTCAAACTGGTGGAGGTCCTCGACGACCCAGTCGAGGATCATCTTTATCTAGTGTTCGAGCTTCTGGAGGGCGGACAGGTTCTGGAAGTGCCCACCGACAAGCCCCTGGAGGAGGAGCAGGCCAGGCAGTACTTCAGGGACGTAGTTCTTGGCATTGAATACC TGCACTACCAGAGGATAATCCACAGGGACATAAAACCGGCCAATCTTCTCCTGAGCGAGTCCGGTCGTCTGCAGATCGCCGACCTGGGCGTCTGCAACGAGTTCCACGGTTCGGACGCGTTCCTGAGCAGCACGGCCGGCACGCCGGCGTTCACAGCCCCGGAAGCGCTGGGCGAGCATCGGGCCGGCTTCAGCGGCAAGGGGGCCGACATTTGGTCCATGGGCATAACTTTGTACGCCTTCGTCTACGGCAAGGTGCCGTTCTATGACGAGAACAAGATCGGGTTGTATTCGAAGATCCGGAGCCAGCCGGTGGAGTTTCCGGACAAGCCCGAGATTAGCGATGAACTGAAGGACTTGATTAGGAAGATGCTGATCAAAGACCCGACTAAAAGGATCACTTTGGCTGAAATCAAA TTGCATCCTTGGGTGACCAAAGGAGGGCTGCATCACCTCCCCAGTGAGGAGGAGAACTGCCACCTGGTGGAGGTGACGGAGGAAGACGTGGCCAAGGTCATCACCTCCATCCCCAAGCTGGACACGCTCATTCTAATCAAGCACATGCTTAAGAAACACTCATTCCAA aaCCCATTTTTACATCGCAGAGACACCCAAATTGGCACGGACCGTTCGGACGATAAGTCGGCACAAAGGCAGCACATAGGAAGGTCGGGACGTTCGAATTCGGCGCCTGGTAGTTACGATTGGTTGCAGGAGAAACAGCTGTCGCTGGACTCGCCGCTTGAGGCAGTCAAGGAGGTCAACGTCGACCACAATCAGGAGTTGCGGTGA
- the LOC109606516 gene encoding calcium/calmodulin-dependent protein kinase kinase 2 isoform X1, with the protein MAALQHANLWQDGCACRKTRPPKIGDIPRHSAVEVDLKPKEAEPNGATAFPYQKTATSTSSPVENEPDNRIPVSVISNDVPSLKKLSESASSMHINPKVVHQSKSLAADNRPIFPNCPFSPYASPTNSPRCNRKRQPLRESRRVSIEKSGMYLQLNQYRLMDSIGQGSYGIVKLAYNEEDDTHYAMKIMSKKKLLKKAGMFGRLPPRMDKNSAKHPVHKVYREIAILKKLDHPNVVKLVEVLDDPVEDHLYLVFELLEGGQVLEVPTDKPLEEEQARQYFRDVVLGIEYRKPLTESPKHHTNVTITVHYQRIIHRDIKPANLLLSESGRLQIADLGVCNEFHGSDAFLSSTAGTPAFTAPEALGEHRAGFSGKGADIWSMGITLYAFVYGKVPFYDENKIGLYSKIRSQPVEFPDKPEISDELKDLIRKMLIKDPTKRITLAEIKLHPWVTKGGLHHLPSEEENCHLVEVTEEDVAKVITSIPKLDTLILIKHMLKKHSFQNPFLHRRDTQIGTDRSDDKSAQRQHIGRSGRSNSAPGSYDWLQEKQLSLDSPLEAVKEVNVDHNQELR; encoded by the exons CGAATCTGTGGCAGGACGGGTGCGCTTGCAGGAAAACACGACCGCCCAAAATCGGGGACATACCAAG ACATTCAGCCGTGGAAGTTGACTTAAAACCGAAGGAGGCGGAGCCGAATGGCGCCACCGCATTCCCATACCAGAAGACGGCGACGTCGACGTCGTCCCCCGTCGAAAACGAGCCCGACAACCGAATCCCCGTTTCTGTGATAAGTAACGACGTGCCTTCCCTTAAAAAACTGTCCGAGTCGGCCAGTTCCATGCACATCAATCCCAAGGTGGTTCACCAATCGAAATCATTAG CCGCCGATAATCGACCGATTTTCCCAAACTGCCCCTTCTCGCCGTATGCAAGTCCCACCAACAGCCCCAGGTGCAACAGGAAGCGACAGCCGTTGAGGGAGTCCCGCAGGGTCAGCATCGAAAAGTCCGGCATGTATTTGCAGTTGAACCAGTACAGACTTATGGATTCAATTGGACAG GGCTCCTATGGAATAGTCAAGCTTGCCTACAATGAAGAAGACGATACTCATTAT GCCATGAAAATAATGTCCAAGAAAAAGCTGCTTAAAAAGGCAGGAATGTTCGGCAGATTGCCCCCCAGAATGGACAAAAACTCGGCCAAGCATCCGGTGCACAAAGTCTACAGGGAAATAGCCATACTAAAAAAGCTGGACCACCCAAACGTGGTCAAACTGGTGGAGGTCCTCGACGACCCAGTCGAGGATCATCTTTATCTAGTGTTCGAGCTTCTGGAGGGCGGACAGGTTCTGGAAGTGCCCACCGACAAGCCCCTGGAGGAGGAGCAGGCCAGGCAGTACTTCAGGGACGTAGTTCTTGGCATTGAATACCGTAAGCCTCTCACAGAGTCACCAAAGCACCACACTAACGTAACCATTACAGTGCACTACCAGAGGATAATCCACAGGGACATAAAACCGGCCAATCTTCTCCTGAGCGAGTCCGGTCGTCTGCAGATCGCCGACCTGGGCGTCTGCAACGAGTTCCACGGTTCGGACGCGTTCCTGAGCAGCACGGCCGGCACGCCGGCGTTCACAGCCCCGGAAGCGCTGGGCGAGCATCGGGCCGGCTTCAGCGGCAAGGGGGCCGACATTTGGTCCATGGGCATAACTTTGTACGCCTTCGTCTACGGCAAGGTGCCGTTCTATGACGAGAACAAGATCGGGTTGTATTCGAAGATCCGGAGCCAGCCGGTGGAGTTTCCGGACAAGCCCGAGATTAGCGATGAACTGAAGGACTTGATTAGGAAGATGCTGATCAAAGACCCGACTAAAAGGATCACTTTGGCTGAAATCAAA TTGCATCCTTGGGTGACCAAAGGAGGGCTGCATCACCTCCCCAGTGAGGAGGAGAACTGCCACCTGGTGGAGGTGACGGAGGAAGACGTGGCCAAGGTCATCACCTCCATCCCCAAGCTGGACACGCTCATTCTAATCAAGCACATGCTTAAGAAACACTCATTCCAA aaCCCATTTTTACATCGCAGAGACACCCAAATTGGCACGGACCGTTCGGACGATAAGTCGGCACAAAGGCAGCACATAGGAAGGTCGGGACGTTCGAATTCGGCGCCTGGTAGTTACGATTGGTTGCAGGAGAAACAGCTGTCGCTGGACTCGCCGCTTGAGGCAGTCAAGGAGGTCAACGTCGACCACAATCAGGAGTTGCGGTGA
- the LOC109606516 gene encoding calcium/calmodulin-dependent protein kinase kinase 2 isoform X6 yields the protein MAALQHANLWQDGCACRKTRPPKIGDIPRHSAVEVDLKPKEAEPNGATAFPYQKTATSTSSPVENEPDNRIPVSVISNDVPSLKKLSESASSMHINPKVVHQSKSLAADNRPIFPNCPFSPYASPTNSPRCNRKRQPLRESRRVSIEKSGMYLQLNQYRLMDSIGQGSYGIVKLAYNEEDDTHYAMKIMSKKKLLKKAGMFGRLPPRMDKNSAKHPVHKVYREIAILKKLDHPNVVKLVEVLDDPVEDHLYLVFELLEGGQVLEVPTDKPLEEEQARQYFRDVVLGIEYLHYQRIIHRDIKPANLLLSESGRLQIADLGVCNEFHGSDAFLSSTAGTPAFTAPEALGEHRAGFSGKGADIWSMGITLYAFVYGKVPFYDENKIGLYSKIRSQPVEFPDKPEISDELKDLIRKMLIKDPTKRITLAEIKLHPWVTKEWLHHLPSEEENCHLVEVTEEDVAKVITSIPKLDTLILIKHMLKKHSFQNPFLHRRDTQIGTDRSDDKSAQRQHIGRSGRSNSAPGSYDWLQEKQLSLDSPLEAVKEVNVDHNQELR from the exons CGAATCTGTGGCAGGACGGGTGCGCTTGCAGGAAAACACGACCGCCCAAAATCGGGGACATACCAAG ACATTCAGCCGTGGAAGTTGACTTAAAACCGAAGGAGGCGGAGCCGAATGGCGCCACCGCATTCCCATACCAGAAGACGGCGACGTCGACGTCGTCCCCCGTCGAAAACGAGCCCGACAACCGAATCCCCGTTTCTGTGATAAGTAACGACGTGCCTTCCCTTAAAAAACTGTCCGAGTCGGCCAGTTCCATGCACATCAATCCCAAGGTGGTTCACCAATCGAAATCATTAG CCGCCGATAATCGACCGATTTTCCCAAACTGCCCCTTCTCGCCGTATGCAAGTCCCACCAACAGCCCCAGGTGCAACAGGAAGCGACAGCCGTTGAGGGAGTCCCGCAGGGTCAGCATCGAAAAGTCCGGCATGTATTTGCAGTTGAACCAGTACAGACTTATGGATTCAATTGGACAG GGCTCCTATGGAATAGTCAAGCTTGCCTACAATGAAGAAGACGATACTCATTAT GCCATGAAAATAATGTCCAAGAAAAAGCTGCTTAAAAAGGCAGGAATGTTCGGCAGATTGCCCCCCAGAATGGACAAAAACTCGGCCAAGCATCCGGTGCACAAAGTCTACAGGGAAATAGCCATACTAAAAAAGCTGGACCACCCAAACGTGGTCAAACTGGTGGAGGTCCTCGACGACCCAGTCGAGGATCATCTTTATCTAGTGTTCGAGCTTCTGGAGGGCGGACAGGTTCTGGAAGTGCCCACCGACAAGCCCCTGGAGGAGGAGCAGGCCAGGCAGTACTTCAGGGACGTAGTTCTTGGCATTGAATACC TGCACTACCAGAGGATAATCCACAGGGACATAAAACCGGCCAATCTTCTCCTGAGCGAGTCCGGTCGTCTGCAGATCGCCGACCTGGGCGTCTGCAACGAGTTCCACGGTTCGGACGCGTTCCTGAGCAGCACGGCCGGCACGCCGGCGTTCACAGCCCCGGAAGCGCTGGGCGAGCATCGGGCCGGCTTCAGCGGCAAGGGGGCCGACATTTGGTCCATGGGCATAACTTTGTACGCCTTCGTCTACGGCAAGGTGCCGTTCTATGACGAGAACAAGATCGGGTTGTATTCGAAGATCCGGAGCCAGCCGGTGGAGTTTCCGGACAAGCCCGAGATTAGCGATGAACTGAAGGACTTGATTAGGAAGATGCTGATCAAAGACCCGACTAAAAGGATCACTTTGGCTGAAATCAAA TTGCATCCTTGGGTGACCAAAGAATGGCTGCATCACCTCCCCAGTGAGGAGGAGAACTGCCACCTGGTGGAGGTGACGGAGGAAGACGTGGCCAAGGTCATCACCTCCATCCCCAAGCTGGACACGCTCATTCTAATCAAGCACATGCTTAAGAAACACTCATTCCAA AACCCATTTTTACATCGCAGAGACACCCAAATTGGCACGGACCGTTCGGACGATAAGTCGGCACAAAGGCAGCACATAGGAAGGTCGGGACGTTCGAATTCGGCGCCTGGTAGTTACGATTGGTTGCAGGAGAAACAGCTGTCGCTGGACTCGCCGCTTGAGGCAGTCAAGGAGGTCAACGTCGACCACAATCAGGAGTTGCGGTGA
- the LOC109606516 gene encoding calcium/calmodulin-dependent protein kinase kinase 2 isoform X3 yields MSTEPNPNLWQDGCACRKTRPPKIGDIPRHSAVEVDLKPKEAEPNGATAFPYQKTATSTSSPVENEPDNRIPVSVISNDVPSLKKLSESASSMHINPKVVHQSKSLAADNRPIFPNCPFSPYASPTNSPRCNRKRQPLRESRRVSIEKSGMYLQLNQYRLMDSIGQGSYGIVKLAYNEEDDTHYAMKIMSKKKLLKKAGMFGRLPPRMDKNSAKHPVHKVYREIAILKKLDHPNVVKLVEVLDDPVEDHLYLVFELLEGGQVLEVPTDKPLEEEQARQYFRDVVLGIEYRKPLTESPKHHTNVTITVHYQRIIHRDIKPANLLLSESGRLQIADLGVCNEFHGSDAFLSSTAGTPAFTAPEALGEHRAGFSGKGADIWSMGITLYAFVYGKVPFYDENKIGLYSKIRSQPVEFPDKPEISDELKDLIRKMLIKDPTKRITLAEIKLHPWVTKGGLHHLPSEEENCHLVEVTEEDVAKVITSIPKLDTLILIKHMLKKHSFQNPFLHRRDTQIGTDRSDDKSAQRQHIGRSGRSNSAPGSYDWLQEKQLSLDSPLEAVKEVNVDHNQELR; encoded by the exons ATGAGCACCGAACCAAACC CGAATCTGTGGCAGGACGGGTGCGCTTGCAGGAAAACACGACCGCCCAAAATCGGGGACATACCAAG ACATTCAGCCGTGGAAGTTGACTTAAAACCGAAGGAGGCGGAGCCGAATGGCGCCACCGCATTCCCATACCAGAAGACGGCGACGTCGACGTCGTCCCCCGTCGAAAACGAGCCCGACAACCGAATCCCCGTTTCTGTGATAAGTAACGACGTGCCTTCCCTTAAAAAACTGTCCGAGTCGGCCAGTTCCATGCACATCAATCCCAAGGTGGTTCACCAATCGAAATCATTAG CCGCCGATAATCGACCGATTTTCCCAAACTGCCCCTTCTCGCCGTATGCAAGTCCCACCAACAGCCCCAGGTGCAACAGGAAGCGACAGCCGTTGAGGGAGTCCCGCAGGGTCAGCATCGAAAAGTCCGGCATGTATTTGCAGTTGAACCAGTACAGACTTATGGATTCAATTGGACAG GGCTCCTATGGAATAGTCAAGCTTGCCTACAATGAAGAAGACGATACTCATTAT GCCATGAAAATAATGTCCAAGAAAAAGCTGCTTAAAAAGGCAGGAATGTTCGGCAGATTGCCCCCCAGAATGGACAAAAACTCGGCCAAGCATCCGGTGCACAAAGTCTACAGGGAAATAGCCATACTAAAAAAGCTGGACCACCCAAACGTGGTCAAACTGGTGGAGGTCCTCGACGACCCAGTCGAGGATCATCTTTATCTAGTGTTCGAGCTTCTGGAGGGCGGACAGGTTCTGGAAGTGCCCACCGACAAGCCCCTGGAGGAGGAGCAGGCCAGGCAGTACTTCAGGGACGTAGTTCTTGGCATTGAATACCGTAAGCCTCTCACAGAGTCACCAAAGCACCACACTAACGTAACCATTACAGTGCACTACCAGAGGATAATCCACAGGGACATAAAACCGGCCAATCTTCTCCTGAGCGAGTCCGGTCGTCTGCAGATCGCCGACCTGGGCGTCTGCAACGAGTTCCACGGTTCGGACGCGTTCCTGAGCAGCACGGCCGGCACGCCGGCGTTCACAGCCCCGGAAGCGCTGGGCGAGCATCGGGCCGGCTTCAGCGGCAAGGGGGCCGACATTTGGTCCATGGGCATAACTTTGTACGCCTTCGTCTACGGCAAGGTGCCGTTCTATGACGAGAACAAGATCGGGTTGTATTCGAAGATCCGGAGCCAGCCGGTGGAGTTTCCGGACAAGCCCGAGATTAGCGATGAACTGAAGGACTTGATTAGGAAGATGCTGATCAAAGACCCGACTAAAAGGATCACTTTGGCTGAAATCAAA TTGCATCCTTGGGTGACCAAAGGAGGGCTGCATCACCTCCCCAGTGAGGAGGAGAACTGCCACCTGGTGGAGGTGACGGAGGAAGACGTGGCCAAGGTCATCACCTCCATCCCCAAGCTGGACACGCTCATTCTAATCAAGCACATGCTTAAGAAACACTCATTCCAA aaCCCATTTTTACATCGCAGAGACACCCAAATTGGCACGGACCGTTCGGACGATAAGTCGGCACAAAGGCAGCACATAGGAAGGTCGGGACGTTCGAATTCGGCGCCTGGTAGTTACGATTGGTTGCAGGAGAAACAGCTGTCGCTGGACTCGCCGCTTGAGGCAGTCAAGGAGGTCAACGTCGACCACAATCAGGAGTTGCGGTGA
- the LOC109606516 gene encoding calcium/calmodulin-dependent protein kinase kinase 2 isoform X2, whose protein sequence is MAALQHANLWQDGCACRKTRPPKIGDIPRHSAVEVDLKPKEAEPNGATAFPYQKTATSTSSPVENEPDNRIPVSVISNDVPSLKKLSESASSMHINPKVVHQSKSLAADNRPIFPNCPFSPYASPTNSPRCNRKRQPLRESRRVSIEKSGMYLQLNQYRLMDSIGQGSYGIVKLAYNEEDDTHYAMKIMSKKKLLKKAGMFGRLPPRMDKNSAKHPVHKVYREIAILKKLDHPNVVKLVEVLDDPVEDHLYLVFELLEGGQVLEVPTDKPLEEEQARQYFRDVVLGIEYRKPLTESPKHHTNVTITVHYQRIIHRDIKPANLLLSESGRLQIADLGVCNEFHGSDAFLSSTAGTPAFTAPEALGEHRAGFSGKGADIWSMGITLYAFVYGKVPFYDENKIGLYSKIRSQPVEFPDKPEISDELKDLIRKMLIKDPTKRITLAEIKLHPWVTKGGLHHLPSEEENCHLVEVTEEDVAKVITSIPKLDTLILIKHMLKKHSFQNPFLHRRDTQIGTDRSDDKSAQRQHIGRSGRSNSAPGSYDWLQEKQLSLDSPLEAVKEVNVDHNQELR, encoded by the exons CGAATCTGTGGCAGGACGGGTGCGCTTGCAGGAAAACACGACCGCCCAAAATCGGGGACATACCAAG ACATTCAGCCGTGGAAGTTGACTTAAAACCGAAGGAGGCGGAGCCGAATGGCGCCACCGCATTCCCATACCAGAAGACGGCGACGTCGACGTCGTCCCCCGTCGAAAACGAGCCCGACAACCGAATCCCCGTTTCTGTGATAAGTAACGACGTGCCTTCCCTTAAAAAACTGTCCGAGTCGGCCAGTTCCATGCACATCAATCCCAAGGTGGTTCACCAATCGAAATCATTAG CCGCCGATAATCGACCGATTTTCCCAAACTGCCCCTTCTCGCCGTATGCAAGTCCCACCAACAGCCCCAGGTGCAACAGGAAGCGACAGCCGTTGAGGGAGTCCCGCAGGGTCAGCATCGAAAAGTCCGGCATGTATTTGCAGTTGAACCAGTACAGACTTATGGATTCAATTGGACAG GGCTCCTATGGAATAGTCAAGCTTGCCTACAATGAAGAAGACGATACTCATTAT GCCATGAAAATAATGTCCAAGAAAAAGCTGCTTAAAAAGGCAGGAATGTTCGGCAGATTGCCCCCCAGAATGGACAAAAACTCGGCCAAGCATCCGGTGCACAAAGTCTACAGGGAAATAGCCATACTAAAAAAGCTGGACCACCCAAACGTGGTCAAACTGGTGGAGGTCCTCGACGACCCAGTCGAGGATCATCTTTATCTAGTGTTCGAGCTTCTGGAGGGCGGACAGGTTCTGGAAGTGCCCACCGACAAGCCCCTGGAGGAGGAGCAGGCCAGGCAGTACTTCAGGGACGTAGTTCTTGGCATTGAATACCGTAAGCCTCTCACAGAGTCACCAAAGCACCACACTAACGTAACCATTACAGTGCACTACCAGAGGATAATCCACAGGGACATAAAACCGGCCAATCTTCTCCTGAGCGAGTCCGGTCGTCTGCAGATCGCCGACCTGGGCGTCTGCAACGAGTTCCACGGTTCGGACGCGTTCCTGAGCAGCACGGCCGGCACGCCGGCGTTCACAGCCCCGGAAGCGCTGGGCGAGCATCGGGCCGGCTTCAGCGGCAAGGGGGCCGACATTTGGTCCATGGGCATAACTTTGTACGCCTTCGTCTACGGCAAGGTGCCGTTCTATGACGAGAACAAGATCGGGTTGTATTCGAAGATCCGGAGCCAGCCGGTGGAGTTTCCGGACAAGCCCGAGATTAGCGATGAACTGAAGGACTTGATTAGGAAGATGCTGATCAAAGACCCGACTAAAAGGATCACTTTGGCTGAAATCAAA TTGCATCCTTGGGTGACCAAAGGAGGGCTGCATCACCTCCCCAGTGAGGAGGAGAACTGCCACCTGGTGGAGGTGACGGAGGAAGACGTGGCCAAGGTCATCACCTCCATCCCCAAGCTGGACACGCTCATTCTAATCAAGCACATGCTTAAGAAACACTCATTCCAA AACCCATTTTTACATCGCAGAGACACCCAAATTGGCACGGACCGTTCGGACGATAAGTCGGCACAAAGGCAGCACATAGGAAGGTCGGGACGTTCGAATTCGGCGCCTGGTAGTTACGATTGGTTGCAGGAGAAACAGCTGTCGCTGGACTCGCCGCTTGAGGCAGTCAAGGAGGTCAACGTCGACCACAATCAGGAGTTGCGGTGA
- the LOC109606516 gene encoding calcium/calmodulin-dependent protein kinase kinase 2 isoform X4: MTICCTNGCSTTRHSAVEVDLKPKEAEPNGATAFPYQKTATSTSSPVENEPDNRIPVSVISNDVPSLKKLSESASSMHINPKVVHQSKSLAADNRPIFPNCPFSPYASPTNSPRCNRKRQPLRESRRVSIEKSGMYLQLNQYRLMDSIGQGSYGIVKLAYNEEDDTHYAMKIMSKKKLLKKAGMFGRLPPRMDKNSAKHPVHKVYREIAILKKLDHPNVVKLVEVLDDPVEDHLYLVFELLEGGQVLEVPTDKPLEEEQARQYFRDVVLGIEYRKPLTESPKHHTNVTITVHYQRIIHRDIKPANLLLSESGRLQIADLGVCNEFHGSDAFLSSTAGTPAFTAPEALGEHRAGFSGKGADIWSMGITLYAFVYGKVPFYDENKIGLYSKIRSQPVEFPDKPEISDELKDLIRKMLIKDPTKRITLAEIKLHPWVTKGGLHHLPSEEENCHLVEVTEEDVAKVITSIPKLDTLILIKHMLKKHSFQNPFLHRRDTQIGTDRSDDKSAQRQHIGRSGRSNSAPGSYDWLQEKQLSLDSPLEAVKEVNVDHNQELR, encoded by the exons ACATTCAGCCGTGGAAGTTGACTTAAAACCGAAGGAGGCGGAGCCGAATGGCGCCACCGCATTCCCATACCAGAAGACGGCGACGTCGACGTCGTCCCCCGTCGAAAACGAGCCCGACAACCGAATCCCCGTTTCTGTGATAAGTAACGACGTGCCTTCCCTTAAAAAACTGTCCGAGTCGGCCAGTTCCATGCACATCAATCCCAAGGTGGTTCACCAATCGAAATCATTAG CCGCCGATAATCGACCGATTTTCCCAAACTGCCCCTTCTCGCCGTATGCAAGTCCCACCAACAGCCCCAGGTGCAACAGGAAGCGACAGCCGTTGAGGGAGTCCCGCAGGGTCAGCATCGAAAAGTCCGGCATGTATTTGCAGTTGAACCAGTACAGACTTATGGATTCAATTGGACAG GGCTCCTATGGAATAGTCAAGCTTGCCTACAATGAAGAAGACGATACTCATTAT GCCATGAAAATAATGTCCAAGAAAAAGCTGCTTAAAAAGGCAGGAATGTTCGGCAGATTGCCCCCCAGAATGGACAAAAACTCGGCCAAGCATCCGGTGCACAAAGTCTACAGGGAAATAGCCATACTAAAAAAGCTGGACCACCCAAACGTGGTCAAACTGGTGGAGGTCCTCGACGACCCAGTCGAGGATCATCTTTATCTAGTGTTCGAGCTTCTGGAGGGCGGACAGGTTCTGGAAGTGCCCACCGACAAGCCCCTGGAGGAGGAGCAGGCCAGGCAGTACTTCAGGGACGTAGTTCTTGGCATTGAATACCGTAAGCCTCTCACAGAGTCACCAAAGCACCACACTAACGTAACCATTACAGTGCACTACCAGAGGATAATCCACAGGGACATAAAACCGGCCAATCTTCTCCTGAGCGAGTCCGGTCGTCTGCAGATCGCCGACCTGGGCGTCTGCAACGAGTTCCACGGTTCGGACGCGTTCCTGAGCAGCACGGCCGGCACGCCGGCGTTCACAGCCCCGGAAGCGCTGGGCGAGCATCGGGCCGGCTTCAGCGGCAAGGGGGCCGACATTTGGTCCATGGGCATAACTTTGTACGCCTTCGTCTACGGCAAGGTGCCGTTCTATGACGAGAACAAGATCGGGTTGTATTCGAAGATCCGGAGCCAGCCGGTGGAGTTTCCGGACAAGCCCGAGATTAGCGATGAACTGAAGGACTTGATTAGGAAGATGCTGATCAAAGACCCGACTAAAAGGATCACTTTGGCTGAAATCAAA TTGCATCCTTGGGTGACCAAAGGAGGGCTGCATCACCTCCCCAGTGAGGAGGAGAACTGCCACCTGGTGGAGGTGACGGAGGAAGACGTGGCCAAGGTCATCACCTCCATCCCCAAGCTGGACACGCTCATTCTAATCAAGCACATGCTTAAGAAACACTCATTCCAA aaCCCATTTTTACATCGCAGAGACACCCAAATTGGCACGGACCGTTCGGACGATAAGTCGGCACAAAGGCAGCACATAGGAAGGTCGGGACGTTCGAATTCGGCGCCTGGTAGTTACGATTGGTTGCAGGAGAAACAGCTGTCGCTGGACTCGCCGCTTGAGGCAGTCAAGGAGGTCAACGTCGACCACAATCAGGAGTTGCGGTGA